A stretch of DNA from Terriglobia bacterium:
CCCCCCCCCCCCCTCCCGCCGATCAACTTCCACAACAACACATCAAAGTAGCCTTCGGGATTCGGTGTCGAGCTCTTGAAGGCGCGGTCCGCATTCAGCAGCAGACGAAAGCCCCCGGCGAGCTGTTTCCATTCGAACTTCCTGCACGCGGCGGTGAAATCGGCCGCCTTCCAGGCCGGCACCATGGCGGCCATAGCGACGTCTTTGGCGCTCTGCTTCCCGGCTAGCGACTTTCCGACAAACAACTGGCGCCACACCCGCACGATCCGCGAGAGGACCATGAGCGGATCGACGCCTTCGTCCAGCATCGCTCCGAGCACCTGCACGGCACGCTTGTAATTGCGGCCGAGCACCGCATCGTCCAGTTCAAAAGGACCGAACTGTTCCGACCGCAAAATCAAAACATCCACGTCGCGTATTTCGAGAGCACGGCTTCCGGCGTATGTCTGCAGCTTCTGCATTTCACTATGGATCTGATAAAGATCGATGCCGACGCTGTCCACAATATGCCGCGCCAGGTCGGGCGCGACCTTGTATCGGTCCATCAGCCAGCGCGCCACATCCGCCGGTTTCAGCGCATCGATCTCGATGATCGGAAAAACCTTCGCCCACGCATCCACCGCCTTCCGGGAATTCGCGGCAAGCACGATCCGGAGCGACGCGTTCGGAATTGCCTGCAGCGCGGCAAGATCTTCCAGTCGGCCTTTCGTCGTCTTCTCCGCATTCGCAATGATTAGGACGCGATTCTGCGTGAAGAGCGAGGGCGTCAGGGCATCGTCCATCAGGCGGCCGGAGGGAATTTCTTCAAACTCCTTCGCGGGATATTTTTCGAAAACCCAATCTCCGCCGAAGATCCGCTGCCAAACCGGATGCGACTCCTCCAGGAGAAAATCGTCCTCACAGATAAATCCGAAAACGTTCGAGGGCTGTTTCGGCTGGTATTGTTTGAATTCCGAAAACTTCATGGCTTGGGCGTCAGGTTCGCGTGCATTAAAGTCGCCACAATCGATTCGGCAAACAGGCGCGACAAGCGGTCCAGCGCGGCAGGATCCTCCCGGACAAAATCGCCGGAATTCTGCGCCAGTTCGAACACCTGACGGTAGGTGAAGCGGTCGTTGTGGTACAGCTCTTTGTGGGCCTTCGTATCCGTCACGACAACTTTCATATCGACCAGCATCTCGTAAGTGGACGCCCGCCCGCTTACGTCGAACGTGACAGGAACAGCGATGTAACCAAGGACCTCGCCGGCCATCACGACATCACCCGATTCACCGGGCGTCACATCGTAACGAGTGCGCCGGACGAGTTCCTGCCGCACCGCCTCACTCAACCGCTGCTCCACGCGATAGGACGTCGTTTTGTTGACAAACGTGGGAACGGCAAAGGTCTGGCCCTGTCCGCCGTTAAAGTTTCTGGTGGCTAAACGGTATCCGCAGCCGGGGAGCAGGGCCAGGAACACAAGAAGCACAAGATCTCTTGTGCCTCTTGTGCCTCTTGTGCTTCTTGTGTTCCTGCCCCTCATCGCCCGTATCATAACAAACGTGGATGAGATCTATGCCTATGCCCTCAAGCTCCTGAAAGGCCGGGATTACACCGTTGCGGGCCTGCGCGCGAAACTTGAAGGCAAGTTCGGCAGCGCGCCCGAAGCGGTGATCAGCGGGCTGATGCAGAAGAACTTCCTCAACGACCGCCGGTTCGCGCAGAACTACACCGAGAGGCGCAAAGACAAAGGCGC
This window harbors:
- the holA gene encoding DNA polymerase III subunit delta — protein: MKFSEFKQYQPKQPSNVFGFICEDDFLLEESHPVWQRIFGGDWVFEKYPAKEFEEIPSGRLMDDALTPSLFTQNRVLIIANAEKTTKGRLEDLAALQAIPNASLRIVLAANSRKAVDAWAKVFPIIEIDALKPADVARWLMDRYKVAPDLARHIVDSVGIDLYQIHSEMQKLQTYAGSRALEIRDVDVLILRSEQFGPFELDDAVLGRNYKRAVQVLGAMLDEGVDPLMVLSRIVRVWRQLFVGKSLAGKQSAKDVAMAAMVPAWKAADFTAACRKFEWKQLAGGFRLLLNADRAFKSSTPNPEGYFDVLLWKLIGGRGGGG
- a CDS encoding LptE family protein: MLLVFLALLPGCGYRLATRNFNGGQGQTFAVPTFVNKTTSYRVEQRLSEAVRQELVRRTRYDVTPGESGDVVMAGEVLGYIAVPVTFDVSGRASTYEMLVDMKVVVTDTKAHKELYHNDRFTYRQVFELAQNSGDFVREDPAALDRLSRLFAESIVATLMHANLTPKP
- a CDS encoding regulatory protein RecX, giving the protein MLLVFLPLIARIITNVDEIYAYALKLLKGRDYTVAGLRAKLEGKFGSAPEAVISGLMQKNFLNDRRFAQNYTERRKDKGAPQLREELLGRGIAPELADEILSAAGWPSLREALAARMKDWKMHVPLQPRDAARLFRALARLGFDEDAIREEIETR